One stretch of Lucilia cuprina isolate Lc7/37 chromosome 6, ASM2204524v1, whole genome shotgun sequence DNA includes these proteins:
- the LOC111682388 gene encoding uncharacterized protein LOC111682388 isoform X1 yields the protein MEKAKAYIKNELKSANSQQLQQSQQQHTEHSVASLARPTSANQQQPPQQQFNLNQSQYFQHSPHGGIRQASPQPVQLRQQTASTDGQDLIPLCYVCGGQGGYEPIRIRPNYDRPSESYFPFLERHEPPVGVQQVTSSQMYVMACNLCYRSLNEQWDAYEREKKPHIQRIYHMKRIDNKPYIGADIATQGEYAAQMLGLSAEHLAQSSMGSDSQQYSSQVSYGYQRTSRDPSNYRNEAPYLVHPTSSHQQTHSVQGATSRNSSPSPAPNMSQDYYARNSPMSTTRNPSERPHSLSRPQSREGGNHQITSPSSRPSSVQGSAYETLNIKPSSYAHHKLKLGQLSYSNSVIHNTYANAQQQLSTAHYPSHNFQMDHIASQQQLQQPSHNFQIFKQNTAMSPSDSPAAAPQRTPLSSPFGADYLASRETEDVLDLRNTSNIRSSMTPKTPTPIATPTPINSTVPSTSQVNSNQSSTSMEVGILDLSMPDKNSTTEVCYACGDEQRRGSLIEISTLKSKDDKIDRPYFPIFYDMHPRPARSRPMDPRGMIQACNLCYEHLIKQWHHYKTNQIPENERNYYLRKKPASAVERAKFVCYTCGVDTPSSQLRLVYCCPNAEREPYYPFIQTMTAYKNASPISPQGMVQICFTCYEKHSSRAEGIQHSSLVASSAEKPSENNSNHSSTHQPRDIKTLRNNDSRPTTPTLQVGGTQQQQLQPQIENGHGQYPCYICKTLCASNKMEWLSTSAEHMNSHAMHFPCLKGNTSSNSNNSNNNGRDNNISSSSGPAVNNDPNGNRVLACKDCVNHLARQWESMDAERVPLEHRRYDIPSPVITSSSPNGSRHGGLSINTPPSTPSVSSTPATSTSIYCFLCGLHSDLTLARVLYASKEGSRPYFPFLLKHSSLPKAEQLRPDYSAYVCTFCYHSLLKQWRKFESQNPSINAVDRKYNWHDYICHLCGITTYRKRVRALPVNEFPFVKNRKSEDGLLLENGEYAVVCLDCYESLRQQASQHDRFGVPISKRAYNWVPQPPPPEDSPDVAVARLPCGERSDRVPINTAMRPVASAKKNSSPKLYDKSRDVPPKTTQKRPATSPAPVVPTPHHLQSPSTPSVSAGNATNVAQSQSSAANINHNLASNHLGAHSPSLTQQQQHQAHQHAVAAAAAAVQVQQQLASVPGSLNSAASQARGPFASALRNLAKQADIKEEEEVSSRERSERNAAPAVAAPSLGGTSTNVSISSNPNINSRTSISNERIGSSSLPQTVTNDDRSSVAKKRSAPSPQPAEKIARLNSQTSSGIQPELLARSGFQPYRSDERLIHPAGAFPLDAYSPFAGITGMPPGAFLNPAGLPYTDQMYLDQRFQLLRAAGAHPSHPHAALYPPMASPYASHLYSMIPSAALGLGPSLHDRIKLEEEHRARIAREEEREREIQREKEREIRELREQREREQREKEQREREQREKEQREKELKEKEAREREMREKEREARERERQQLISASHHYSNPLYPLGRNILGSMIPHLNLGLRAPPSGLQACISTMSPYHVTNQRQSPHGAMGLNLGLPGLPGVSPLSHVPSNMPHHLQQAALGLTHPGFSAAALGLAHHSMNLTHPHMSPHHPTITSTHQLAPHSTAMLTTSAGSSPHGNLNVVSSSTSISARQSESNMITSSAPTVQASGSIVQPTTSLSTHMSPMSSSLYYSHHPSHLAAMHAAATGSLSAASNQNSASLQIPMSGSVNPLSFSSAVMPGKITTSTAVSSGSAQNGSLNNRTSHSPHAMRHHIANVVPQATAMDKPNSTSISNSIHEPTTLDLTGSNSNSSNHAPSTVSNTESVRATNLQIPSNEVNGVDNSNDAAKEQEDSSKAEMHLNEKKPPSSPTTTTAITNTPCSGNKELSEADQQPSPSTTDVKNRRHSSPGQGKISGSYTSSNTSINSEQQQQMVKEVNLTCGKEFPKVSVSNHGIKATHTKNSEISQSHSSPQPTSPLIVESGKNSKLPPIPLATAPSSTATTSTTSNSTSTSNKTFKTQTDFQQLQSTTEQPPPQPTLHPQAPPPTGANSTSANPRSSQSGATNQSPEVVSTSGVTSTTSGSTSPPVVSSSTNIAGSSPQTNCIDEAAVSSATPTTSVQAEVSSR from the exons ATGGAAAAGGCCAaagcatatataaaaaatgaattaaaaagtgCTAAttcacaacaactacaacaatcgCAGCAGCAGCATACTGAACATTCAGTGGCATCACTGGCACGTCCAACATCAGCAAATCAACAACAGCCGCCGCAGcaacaatttaacttaaatcaaTCTCAATATTTTCAACATTCGCCACATGGAGGCATTAGGCAAGCTTCACCGCAACCCGTTCAATTACGCCAGCAGACAGCAAGTACGGATGGACAAGATTTGATTCCGTTGTGTTATGTTTGCGGTGGTCAGGGTGGCTACGAACCAATTAGGATTAGGCCCAACTATGACAGACCGTCCGAATCGTACTTTCCATTTTTGGAAAGACATGAACCACCTGTGGGTGTACAGCAGGTGACATCCAGTCAAATGTACGTTATGGCCTGTAACCTCTGTTATCGTTCCCTTAATGAACAATGGGACGCATACGAAAGGGAGAAAAAACCACATATACAACGAATTTATCATATGAAAAGGATTGATAACAAACCTTATATAGGCGCTGATATTGCAACACAAGGGGAATATGCCGCCCAGATGTTAGGATTAAGTGCAGAGCATCTTGCTCAATCTAGTATGGGATCAGATAGTCAGCAATATTCCTCCCAAGTATCATACGGATATCAAAGAACTTCACGTGACCCTTCTAATTACCGAAACGAAGCGCCTTATCTTGTACATCCTACATCCTCCCATCAACAGACGCACTCCGTACAGGGGGCCACTTCTAGAAATTCGTCACCATCTCCTGCACCGAATATGTCTCAAGATTATTATGCAAGAAATTCTCCCATGTCAACAACGAGGAATCCAAGTGAGAGACCACACTCTTTAAGCAGACCACAATCCCGAGAAGGTGGTAATCATCAAATAACTTCACCTTCCTCGAGACCGTCAAGTGTTCAGGGCAGTGCCTATgaaacacttaatattaaaccATCATCCTATGCCCATCATAAGCTTAAATTAGGTCAACTCTCTTATTCAAACTCGGTCATACATAACACATATGCCAATGCACAACAACAACTTTCGACAGCGCATTATCCCTCACACAACTTTCAAATGGATCATATAGCTTCACAGCAGCAATTGCAACAGCCAAgccataattttcaaatatttaaacaaaacactgCAATGTCACCTAGTGACTCTCCGGCAGCTGCCCCACAAAGAACACCTTTGTCTAGTCCATTCGGTGCAGACTACTTAGCGTCTCGCGAAACAGAAGATGTCTTAGATTTGCGTAATACGTCAAATATAAGATCGTCCATGACACCAAAAACGCCTACTCCAATTGCTACACCAACTCCTATCAACTCTACAGTTCCCTCAACTTCGCAGGTGAACAGTAACCAATCAAGTACGTCTATGGAAGTTGGAATATTAGATCTTTCCATGCCTGACAAGAACTCGACCACAGAAGTCTGCTACGCCTGTGGTGATGAACAGAGGCGGGGCAGCTTGATAGAAATCAGTACCCTTAAATCAAAGGATGATAAAATAGATCGTCcatattttccaattttctaCGACATGCATCCACGACCGGCCCGTTCACGACCCATGGATCCCAGAGGTATGATACAGGCCTGTAACTTGTGTTAtgaacatttaataaaacaatggcATCATTACAAG aCTAATCAAATTCCGGAGAATGAACGTAATTACTATTTACGTAAAAAACCAGCATCAGCAGTGGAACGTGCAAAGTTTGTTTGCTATACATGTGGTGTCGATACACCATCATCACAATTAAGACTTGTTTATTGTTGTCCTAATGCAGAACGAGAACCATACTATCCATTTATACAAACAATGACAGCTTACAAAAATGCAAGTCCAATAAGTCCCCAAG GAATGGTGCAAATTTGCTTTACTTGCTATGAAAAACACTCTAGTCGCGCAGAGGGAATTCAACATTCATCATTAGTTGCTTCGTCTGCAGAAAAG ccATCTGAAAATAATTCCAATCATTCGTCCACGCATCAGCCACGAGATATAAAAACGTTAAGAAACAATGATTCACGACCAACAACACCCACACTTCAAGTGGGAggaacacaacaacaacaactgcagcCTCAAATTGAAAATGGACATGGACAATATCC atGTTACATATGCAAAACTTTATGCGCTTCCAATAAAATGGAGTGGTTATCCACAAGTGCTGAGCACATGAATTCCCACGCTATGCATTTTCCTTGTCTTAAAGGCAACACAAGTTCGAATtcaaataatagtaataataatggaCGTGATAACAATATAAGCAGTAGCAGCGGGCCTGCCGTTAATAATGATCCAAATGGCAATAGAGTGTTGGCGTGTAAAGATTGTGTGAATCATTTGGCGCGCCAGTGGGAGTCTATGGATGCAGAGAGAGTACCATTAGAACATAGAAG ATACGACATTCCTTCTCCAGTCATTACCTCTTCATCACCAAATGGCTCAAGGCATGGAGGTTTGAGTATTAATACCCCGCCATCTACACCATCGGTTTCTTCAACACCAGCTACGTCCACatcaatttattgttttttatgtggTTTACATTCAGATTTAACCTTGGCTAGAGTTTTATATGCCAGTAAAGAG GGCTCGAGaccatattttccttttttactaaaacacaGTTCCTTGCCAAAAGCTGAGCAGTTACGACCAGATTATTCAGCCTATGTTTGTACCTTTTGCTATCATTCCCTACTGAAACAGTGGCGAAA ATTTGAATCGCAAAATCCTTCAATAAATGCAGTAGATCGGAAATATAATTGGCACGATTATATTTGTCATTTGTGTGGCATAACCACTTATAGAAAAAGGGTTAGAGCTTTGCCTGTTAATGAATTTCCATttgtaaaaaatcgaaaaagtgaAGATGGCCTGTTATTAGAAAATGGCGAATATGCCGTTGTCTGTTTAGATTGTTATGAATCTTTAAG gcAACAAGCTTCACAACATGATCGTTTTGGTGTACCAATATCTAAACGTGCATATAATTGGGTTCCACAGCCACCACCACCAGAAGATAGTCCAGATGTGGCAGTCGCGCGTTTACCTTGTGGCGAACGTTCAGACAGAGTT CCAATTAACACTGCCATGAGACCAGTTGCCTCAGCTAAAAAGAATAGTTCACCCAAACTATATGACAAGTCTAGAGATG TGCCACCTAAAACCACCCAGAAACGACCAGCTACTAGCCCAGCTCCTGTAGTGCCCACACCGCACCACTTACAATCTCCGTCAACGCCATCAGTCTCAGCTGGCAATGCGACAAATGTTGCACAATCACAGTCATCCGCAGcaaatataaatcataatttagCTAGCAATCACCTTGGAGCTCATTCACCTTCTTtgacccaacaacaacaacatcaggcACATCAACATGCTGTTGCTGCGGCTGCAGCTGCTGTGCAAGTTCAGCAGCAATTGGCAAGTGTGCCAGGATCTTTAAATAGCGCTGCATCGCAAGCTCGTGGACCTTTTGCATCAGCGTTACGGAATCTTGCGAAGCAAGCAGATATTAAGGAGGAAGAGGAGGTTTCTTCACGAGAGAGAAGCGAACGTAACGCAGCACCAGCTGTAGCAGCCCCCAGTCTAGGTGGAACTAGTACGAACGTTTCAATTTCTTCAAATCCAAATATTAATAGTAGAACTTCAATTTCAAATGAACGAATTGGAAGTTCATCGTTGCCGCAGACTGTAACTAATGATGATCGTTCATCAGTAGCTAAAAAGCGTTCAGCACCCTCACCACAGCCAGCTGAGAAGATAGCTCGTCTTAATTCCCAAACCAGTTCTGGTATACAACCAGAGTTATTGGCTAGAAGTGGATTCCAACCATACCGGTCAGATGAAAGACTAATACATCCTGCTGGTGCTTTTCCTTTGGACGCTTATTCTCCATTTGCAGGAATAACAGGCATGCCACCag gcGCCTTCTTAAATCCAGCTGGTCTACCTTACACAGATCAAATGTATTTGGACCAGCGTTTTCAATTACTAAGAGCAGCAGGTGCACATCCTTCCCATCCTCATGCTGCTCTGTATCCTCCAATGGCATCCCCGTACGCTTCTCATTTGTATTCTATGATTCCTAGTGCTGCTTTGGGACTTGGTCCTAGTTTACATGACCGTATAAAATTAGAGGAAGAGCATAGAGCTCGGATAGCTCGAGAGGAGGAACGCGAACGAGAGATTCAACgagaaaaagaaagagaaattCGCGAATTGCGAGAGCAGAGGGAAAGAGAACAGCGCGAAAAGGAGCAAAGGGAACGTGAGCAGCGGGAAAAAGAACAAAGAGAAAAGGAGCTGAAGGAAAAAGAGGCAAGAGAAAGAGAAATGCGCGAGAAAGAGAGGGAGGCTAGAGAAAGAGAACGCCAACAATTAATATCTGCTTCACATCACTATTCGAATCCCTTGTATCCACTGGGCAGAAATATTCTTGGATCTATGATACCACATTTGAATTTAGGACTGCGAGCACCTCCTTCAGGACTTCAGGCCTGCATCTCAACCATGTCTCCCTATCATGTAACTAACCAAAGACAAAGTCCTCATGGGGCAATGGGTTTAAACTTAGGTTTGCCCGGATTACCCGGAGTCTCTCCACTATCCCACGTGCCCTCTAATATGCCGCATCATCTGCAACAAGCTGCACTGGGTCTAACTCATCCCGGATTCTCAGCTGCAGCTTTAGGTTTAGCCCACCACAGTATGAACTTGACCCATCCACATATGTCTCCACATCATCCTACGATAACGTCCACCCATCAACTGGCACCTCACTCTACTGCAATGCTCACAACTTCCGCAGGATCTTCTCCACATGGGAACCTAAACGTTGTTAGTTCGAGCACTTCAATATCAGCCAGACAGTCAGAGTCAAATATGATAACTTCTTCAGCTCCTACCGTTCAGGCTAGCGGAAGTATAGTCCAACCAACGACATCGTTATCCACTCATATGTCTCCAATGAGTAGTTCACTATACTACAGTCATCACCCCAGTCATTTAGCAGCCATGCATGCAGCAGCCACAGGTTCTTTGTCAGCAGCATCAAATCAAAATAGCGCATCATTGCAGATTCCAATGTCAGGATCCGTAAACCCATTGTCATTTTCCAGTGCCGTTATGCCGGGAAAAATAACAACATCCACAGCAGTGTCATCCGGCAGTGCCCAAAATGGAAGCCTTAACAATAGAACATCACATAGCCCACACGCTATGCGGCACCACATAGCAAATGTCGTACCACAAGCAACAGCAATGGATAAGCCGAATTCAACGAGCATCTCTAACTCTATACACGAACCAACAACATTGGACTTAACTGGATCTAATTCAAATTCAAGCAATCATGCCCCTTCAACTGTCAGCAATACGGAATCGGTGCGAGCTACAAATCTTCAAATACCTTCAAACGAAGTAAACGGAGTAGATAACAGCAACGATGCCGCAAAAGAGCAGGAGGATTCTTCAAAGGCAGAGATgcatttaaatgaaaagaaaccacCGTCTTCACCAACAACGACAACGGCCATAACCAACACACCATGCAGTGGCAACAAAGAATTGTCAGAAGCTGATCAGCAACCTAGTCCTAGTACAACTGATGTAAAAAACCGCCGGCACAGCAGCCCCGGCCAAGGTAAAATTTCAGGTTCTTACACCTCCTCCAATACTTCTATTAACTctgaacaacaacagcagatGGTTAAAGAAGTAAATCTAACATGTGGTAAAGAGTTTCCAAAAGTATCAGTGTCGAATCACGGCATTAAAgcaacacacacaaaaaattctgaaatctCCCAAAGTCACTCTTCGCCTCAACCTACTTCTCCTCTTATTGTGGAAAGCGGCAAGAATTCCAAACTACCACCAATACCTCTAGCAACTGCACCTTCCAGTACTGCTACTACTTCTACAACTTCTAATTCTACTTCTACCTCTAACAAAACGTTCAAGACCCAAACGGACTTTCAACAGCTACAGTCTACAACCGAACAGCCACCACCACAACCAACACTACACCCACAGGCCCCACCACCGACTGGGGCAAATAGCACATCGGCAAACCCTCGATCCTCACAGTCTGGTGCAACAAATCAATCACCGGAAGTTGTATCCACATCTGGTGTCACTTCAACCACAAGTGGTTCAACCTCACCACCTGTGGTGAGTAGCAGCACCAATATTGCCGGCTCTTCGCCACAAACAAATTGTATCGATGAGGCTGCTGTCTCCAGTGCTACACCCACCACCTCAGTTCAGGCTGAGGTGAGTAGTAGGTGA